One genomic segment of Musa acuminata AAA Group cultivar baxijiao chromosome BXJ3-3, Cavendish_Baxijiao_AAA, whole genome shotgun sequence includes these proteins:
- the LOC135632512 gene encoding UDP-glycosyltransferase 83A1-like, whose product MDSSPHALLLPYPAQGHVIPFMALAHCFVNHGFKVTFVDTEFSHARLVAALADMEQAASGRIELVSIPDGLELEDSGMRNDHGKLMAGLQKAMPPCLEELIRRSGDAGDQITCMIAFQGMAWALEVAKKMGVRTAAFWPASAAVLATILSIPELIARGVIDENGNSA is encoded by the coding sequence ATGGACTCGTCGCCTCACGCACTGCTCCTGCCGTACCCTGCACAAGGCCATGTCATCCCCTTCATGGCGCTCGCCCACTGCTTTGTGAACCACGGCTTCAAGGTCACCTTCGTCGACACTGAGTTCAGCCACGCGCGCCTTGTCGCCGCCTTGGCCGACATGGAGCAGGCTGCTTCGGGCCGAATTGAGCTCGTCTCCATCCCGGACGGGCTGGAGCTGGAAGACTCCGGCATGCGCAACGACCACGGGAAGCTGATGGCGGGCCTCCAGAAGGCCATGCCGCCTTGCCTGGAGGAGCTGATCCGTAGGAGCGGCGACGCCGGCGATCAGATCACGTGCATGATCGCCTTCCAGGGCATGGCCTGGGCGCTGGAGGTCGCGAAGAAGATGGGCGTCCGGACAGCGGCGTTCTGGCCTGCGTCGGCGGCGGTGCTCGCCACGATACTGAGCATCCCGGAGCTGATCGCGCGAGGCGTCATCGACGAGAATGGTAACAGCGCATAG